The following are encoded in a window of Mycobacterium vicinigordonae genomic DNA:
- a CDS encoding beta-ketoacyl-ACP synthase III, producing the protein MSKIVSTSGPTRIGLLSVGAYRPARVVTNEEICENIDSSDEWIFSRTGIKTRRFAAHDETATSMAIEASREALTRAALDATEIDGIILATNTHFLQTPAAAPAVATALGAKGVPGFDLSVGCAGFGYALGVGADMLRGGSARKMLVIGTEKLSPTVDMSDRSNCFIFADGAAAVVIGETPEQGIGPTVWGSDGEQANAIRQDINWIDYTLNPTGPRPFLRMEGTAVFRWAAFEMGKVGREAMDAAGVRPDEIDVFIPHQANSRINELLAKNLQLRPDTIVANDIEHTGNTSAASIPLAMHELLATGASRPGDLALLIGYGAGLSYAAQVVRMPAN; encoded by the coding sequence ATGTCAAAGATTGTCTCGACCAGCGGCCCCACCAGAATCGGTTTGCTCAGCGTCGGGGCCTACCGCCCCGCGCGTGTAGTGACCAACGAAGAGATCTGCGAGAACATCGACTCCTCCGATGAGTGGATCTTCTCCAGGACCGGAATCAAGACACGACGCTTCGCCGCTCACGACGAGACCGCAACATCCATGGCGATCGAGGCGAGCCGAGAGGCGCTCACCAGGGCCGCGCTTGACGCTACCGAGATCGACGGCATCATCCTGGCCACCAACACCCACTTCCTGCAGACCCCGGCCGCCGCACCCGCCGTCGCCACGGCACTGGGCGCCAAGGGAGTGCCGGGCTTCGACCTCTCGGTCGGGTGCGCAGGCTTCGGCTACGCGCTGGGCGTCGGCGCCGATATGTTGCGCGGCGGCAGCGCACGGAAGATGCTCGTGATCGGCACCGAGAAACTGTCCCCCACGGTGGACATGTCAGATCGCAGCAACTGCTTCATCTTCGCCGACGGCGCCGCCGCCGTGGTGATCGGTGAGACACCCGAACAGGGCATCGGTCCGACCGTCTGGGGCAGCGACGGCGAACAGGCCAATGCCATCCGCCAGGACATCAACTGGATCGACTACACCTTGAATCCGACCGGCCCGCGCCCGTTCCTGCGGATGGAAGGTACCGCCGTGTTCCGTTGGGCGGCGTTTGAGATGGGCAAGGTCGGCCGGGAGGCCATGGACGCCGCCGGAGTACGCCCAGACGAGATCGACGTATTCATTCCGCACCAGGCCAACAGCAGGATCAACGAGCTGCTGGCCAAGAACCTGCAACTGCGCCCTGACACGATCGTGGCCAACGACATCGAGCACACCGGAAACACCTCGGCGGCGTCGATACCGTTGGCGATGCACGAGCTGCTGGCGACCGGCGCGTCCCGGCCCGGTGACCTAGCCCTGCTGATCGGCTACGGCGCGGGTCTGAGCTATGCCGCGCAGGTCGTGCGGATGCCCGCGAACTGA
- a CDS encoding S-methyl-5'-thioadenosine phosphorylase: protein MLGVIGGSGFYTFFDSDTRTVIPDTPYGQPSAPITIGAIGEHEVAFLPRHGANHEYTAHTVPYRANMWALRMVGVRRVLAPCAVGSLDPEVGPGSVVVPDQLVDRTSGRADTYFDVGGVHTSFADPYCPTLRAAVTGLPDVRDGGTMVVIQGPRFSTRAESQWFAAAGFSLINMTGYPEAILARELELCYAAIALVTDVDAGVAVGEGVKGVEVFAQFGKHIDKLKQLVRTALGQVATERTCSHCLQHAGVALPFELP from the coding sequence ATGCTCGGAGTGATCGGCGGCAGTGGCTTCTACACATTTTTCGACTCGGACACCCGGACCGTTATCCCGGACACCCCGTACGGCCAGCCCAGCGCGCCCATCACGATCGGCGCAATCGGTGAGCACGAAGTCGCCTTCCTGCCCCGGCATGGCGCAAACCACGAGTACACGGCGCACACCGTGCCGTATCGGGCCAATATGTGGGCGCTGCGCATGGTGGGCGTCCGACGGGTGTTGGCGCCGTGCGCGGTCGGCAGTCTGGACCCCGAGGTCGGTCCCGGTTCGGTGGTGGTGCCGGATCAGTTGGTCGACCGGACCAGCGGCCGTGCAGACACCTACTTCGATGTCGGCGGGGTGCACACCAGCTTTGCCGACCCGTACTGCCCGACGCTACGCGCCGCCGTCACCGGTCTGCCCGACGTGCGGGACGGTGGGACCATGGTGGTCATTCAGGGTCCCCGATTCTCCACCCGCGCGGAGAGCCAATGGTTCGCCGCCGCCGGGTTCAGCTTGATCAACATGACCGGCTACCCGGAGGCCATACTCGCCCGAGAGCTTGAATTATGTTATGCCGCAATTGCTTTGGTAACCGACGTGGACGCCGGAGTTGCGGTCGGCGAGGGAGTCAAGGGTGTCGAGGTGTTCGCCCAGTTCGGGAAGCACATCGACAAGCTCAAGCAACTGGTGCGCACCGCGCTCGGACAGGTGGCCACCGAGCGCACCTGCTCGCACTGCCTGCAACATGCCGGAGTGGCGTTGCCGTTCGAACTGCCCTGA
- a CDS encoding DUF3349 domain-containing protein translates to MNRFLSSIVSWLRAGYPDGIPPTDSFAVLALLARRLTNDEIVTVANELMRRGVFDADHIDIGVAITQLTDELPSPEDVERVRTRLAAQGWPLDDARDNGERA, encoded by the coding sequence ATGAACCGATTTCTCAGTTCGATCGTCTCGTGGCTGCGAGCGGGTTACCCGGACGGCATACCGCCGACCGACTCCTTCGCCGTGCTCGCGCTGCTCGCACGCCGCTTGACCAACGACGAAATCGTCACGGTCGCAAACGAACTGATGCGGCGCGGCGTGTTCGACGCCGACCACATCGACATCGGTGTCGCCATCACCCAGCTCACCGACGAGCTCCCATCTCCCGAAGACGTCGAACGCGTGCGAACCCGATTGGCCGCCCAAGGCTGGCCGCTCGACGACGCCCGCGACAACGGGGAGCGCGCATAG
- a CDS encoding SDR family oxidoreductase produces the protein MSKSPLRRLTDQLVLASMRPPAAPQVLLNRPVIKPVDLDGKRVLLTGASSGIGAAAAEQFAERGATVVAVARRQDLLDELADRITASGGTAMSLPCDVSDMDAVDALVADVNKSIGGVDILINNAGRSIRRPLAESLERWHDVERTMTLNYYAPLRLIRGLAPGMIERGDGHIINVSTWGVLNEAAPLFSVYNASKAALTAVTRIAETEWGPKGVHSTALYYPLVATPMIAPTKAYAGLPALTSAEAGEWMITAARTRPVQIAPRMAIAAKALNTVGPRWVNTLMQRRNGSD, from the coding sequence GTGAGTAAGAGTCCGCTGCGCCGCCTGACCGACCAACTCGTATTGGCCAGCATGCGCCCACCCGCGGCGCCACAAGTGCTGCTCAACCGACCGGTGATCAAGCCCGTCGATCTCGACGGCAAGCGCGTGCTACTTACCGGCGCCTCATCGGGCATCGGTGCGGCCGCCGCCGAACAGTTCGCCGAGCGCGGCGCCACGGTCGTGGCGGTTGCCCGCCGTCAAGACCTGCTCGACGAACTGGCCGACCGGATCACCGCAAGCGGCGGCACGGCAATGTCGCTCCCGTGCGACGTTTCGGACATGGACGCCGTCGACGCGCTGGTCGCCGACGTCAACAAGAGCATCGGCGGGGTCGACATCCTGATCAACAATGCCGGCCGGTCCATCCGCCGCCCGCTGGCCGAATCGCTGGAACGCTGGCATGACGTCGAGCGGACCATGACGCTGAACTACTACGCGCCGCTGCGGCTGATCCGCGGGCTGGCCCCGGGCATGATCGAGCGCGGCGACGGCCATATCATCAACGTTTCCACCTGGGGTGTGCTCAACGAGGCAGCACCGCTGTTCTCGGTGTACAACGCGTCCAAGGCCGCGCTGACCGCGGTGACCCGAATCGCCGAAACCGAGTGGGGCCCCAAAGGTGTGCATTCCACGGCGCTGTACTACCCGTTAGTCGCCACCCCCATGATCGCCCCGACCAAGGCTTACGCCGGGCTGCCCGCTCTGACCTCAGCCGAGGCCGGCGAATGGATGATCACCGCCGCCCGCACCCGGCCGGTGCAGATCGCACCCCGAATGGCCATCGCGGCCAAGGCGTTGAACACCGTGGGCCCGCGCTGGGTCAACACGTTGATGCAGCGCCGTAACGGTTCCGACTGA
- a CDS encoding nitroreductase family deazaflavin-dependent oxidoreductase translates to MASGKSVKPPWWLKPMNKIFIRLSKLGLSFGGESPVVLTVPGRKSGAPRSTPVTPMTLGGQRYLVAGFPGADWVKNVRAASEATLTRGRTSERVRMVELSPDDARPVLRAFPTEVPTGVGFMKRSGLVKDGRPEEFEALAGRCAVFRFDKI, encoded by the coding sequence ATGGCCAGTGGCAAATCCGTCAAGCCGCCGTGGTGGCTGAAGCCCATGAACAAGATTTTCATTCGTTTGTCGAAGTTGGGGTTGAGTTTCGGAGGCGAAAGTCCGGTCGTGCTGACCGTGCCGGGCCGCAAGTCCGGCGCTCCGCGTTCCACCCCGGTGACCCCGATGACCCTGGGCGGCCAGCGCTACCTCGTGGCGGGCTTTCCTGGCGCCGACTGGGTGAAAAACGTGCGAGCCGCAAGTGAAGCCACGCTGACCCGGGGCCGCACTAGCGAGCGCGTCCGGATGGTGGAACTGTCCCCGGACGACGCCCGGCCGGTGTTGCGGGCGTTTCCGACCGAGGTCCCCACCGGCGTCGGGTTCATGAAACGCTCTGGACTGGTCAAGGACGGCCGCCCCGAGGAGTTCGAGGCCCTGGCGGGACGGTGCGCCGTCTTCCGATTCGACAAGATCTGA
- a CDS encoding VOC family protein, translated as MEILASRMLLRPADYERSLSFYRDEIGLAIAREYGAGTVFFAGQSLLELAGFGDPDHSRGPFPGALWLQVRDLDATQTELRGRGVPIAREARREPWGLHEMHVTDPDGVTLIFIEVPRGHPLRADIRQ; from the coding sequence ATGGAGATACTCGCGAGCCGTATGCTGCTTCGGCCGGCCGACTACGAACGCTCGCTGAGCTTTTACCGGGACGAGATCGGGCTTGCGATCGCCCGTGAATACGGCGCGGGCACAGTATTTTTCGCCGGCCAATCGCTGCTGGAACTGGCCGGCTTCGGGGACCCGGACCATTCCCGAGGCCCCTTCCCCGGCGCGCTGTGGCTGCAGGTGCGCGACCTGGACGCGACCCAGACCGAGCTGCGCGGCCGGGGCGTGCCCATTGCGCGCGAAGCACGGCGCGAACCCTGGGGTCTGCACGAGATGCACGTGACGGATCCCGACGGCGTCACGCTCATCTTCATCGAGGTTCCCCGAGGTCATCCGCTGCGCGCAGACATCCGGCAGTGA
- a CDS encoding DUF4190 domain-containing protein — MNDGRTDQTANPWGASTPPGCPDDDTTMAATAASTQPPTEQIPTGAAEPTQAAWVPAGSFDQHSPPNPSPAAYPPPIPSAGLYPPYRVGRPTNSMAIVALVTSFVLAPLGIIFGHISLSQIKRTGEEGRGLAIAGLVIGYVATSLTVIGLVFFLVVMASLGAASHRSASPTRVTTSPSPIGTPGSTDKAIKNAQVGDCIRRVTGARRRDGTSDVTVSTATCGSSSATDRVTKRTSDPSNCSGQWVRTTAYSPPIVLCLSKLR, encoded by the coding sequence ATGAACGACGGACGCACTGACCAGACGGCAAATCCCTGGGGCGCGAGCACGCCGCCGGGGTGTCCCGACGACGACACAACGATGGCCGCCACCGCAGCCTCGACGCAGCCACCCACCGAACAGATTCCGACCGGCGCTGCCGAACCCACTCAAGCTGCCTGGGTGCCGGCCGGCTCCTTCGACCAGCACTCGCCGCCAAACCCGTCACCCGCGGCCTATCCCCCGCCGATTCCTTCCGCGGGTCTCTACCCGCCATACCGAGTTGGTCGGCCGACCAACTCGATGGCGATCGTGGCACTGGTGACGTCGTTCGTCCTGGCTCCGCTGGGCATCATCTTCGGGCACATCTCGCTCTCGCAGATCAAGCGCACCGGGGAGGAGGGCCGCGGGCTGGCAATAGCGGGCCTGGTGATCGGCTACGTGGCAACATCGCTGACGGTCATCGGGCTCGTCTTCTTCCTGGTCGTCATGGCCAGCCTGGGAGCGGCCTCCCACCGATCCGCGTCACCCACCCGCGTCACGACATCGCCATCCCCGATCGGCACGCCGGGTTCGACCGACAAGGCGATCAAGAACGCCCAGGTCGGCGACTGCATCAGGCGAGTGACGGGCGCCCGCCGCCGCGATGGCACGTCCGACGTAACGGTGTCGACCGCCACCTGCGGATCAAGTTCTGCCACCGACCGAGTCACCAAGCGCACCTCCGACCCCTCCAACTGCAGCGGGCAATGGGTCCGCACGACGGCGTATTCGCCGCCGATCGTCCTTTGCCTGTCCAAGCTGCGGTAG
- the menE gene encoding o-succinylbenzoate--CoA ligase, whose amino-acid sequence MLAGQDPALVATPDPDDPALRGLRVGERIDDDVALVVTTSGTTGAPKGALLTAAALTASASATYRRIGGPGRWLLAVPPYHIAGLQVLVRSVTADTVPVELDVSGGFDIDQLPSAVAELGSGRRYTSLVAAQLAKALTNPAATAALAELDAVLLGGGPAPRPVLEEASTAGITVIRTYGMSETAGGCVYDGVPLDGVELRVRPDGRIVLGGATLAVGYRNPVEPDPFAEPGWFVTDDVGALDDSGLLTVLGRVDDAISSGGLTVLPGPVEAALGTHPAVADCAIFGVPDNRLGQRVAAAIVVAPGSKTPTLDELRAHVAASLDSTAAPRELHVVEELPHRGIGKLDRTALIRQFGS is encoded by the coding sequence GTGCTCGCCGGGCAGGACCCGGCCCTGGTCGCAACGCCCGACCCAGACGACCCGGCGCTGCGCGGTCTGCGGGTCGGCGAGCGGATCGACGACGATGTCGCCCTGGTCGTAACGACCTCGGGAACAACCGGTGCGCCCAAGGGCGCGCTGCTGACCGCCGCCGCGCTGACGGCTAGCGCATCGGCCACCTACCGGCGCATCGGCGGTCCCGGCCGCTGGCTGCTCGCCGTTCCGCCGTATCACATCGCCGGCCTGCAGGTATTGGTCCGCAGCGTGACCGCCGACACCGTGCCGGTCGAGCTTGACGTGTCGGGCGGTTTCGACATCGATCAGTTGCCCAGCGCCGTAGCCGAATTGGGATCCGGAAGGCGATACACCTCGTTGGTCGCTGCCCAGCTGGCCAAGGCGCTGACCAACCCCGCTGCCACCGCCGCGCTGGCTGAACTGGATGCCGTCCTGCTGGGTGGTGGGCCGGCGCCGCGGCCGGTACTCGAGGAGGCCTCAACCGCAGGCATCACCGTGATACGCACCTACGGGATGAGCGAAACGGCCGGGGGATGCGTGTACGACGGTGTCCCGCTGGACGGGGTGGAGTTGCGAGTGCGTCCCGACGGCCGCATCGTGCTGGGAGGCGCCACGCTAGCAGTCGGTTATCGCAACCCGGTCGAACCCGACCCCTTCGCCGAGCCGGGCTGGTTTGTCACCGACGATGTTGGCGCTCTTGATGATTCGGGTTTGCTGACGGTGCTGGGCCGGGTTGACGACGCGATCAGCAGCGGCGGATTGACCGTGCTGCCAGGCCCGGTGGAGGCGGCACTGGGCACCCACCCGGCGGTGGCTGACTGCGCAATCTTCGGCGTTCCCGACAACCGATTGGGGCAGCGGGTGGCCGCCGCGATCGTTGTCGCGCCGGGATCGAAAACACCGACGCTGGACGAGTTGCGGGCCCACGTCGCAGCCAGCCTGGACAGCACTGCCGCCCCGCGTGAGCTCCATGTGGTCGAGGAACTCCCGCACCGCGGTATCGGCAAGCTGGACCGGACGGCATTGATACGCCAATTCGGGTCGTAA
- a CDS encoding inorganic phosphate transporter, giving the protein MNIQLFLLIIVVVTALAFDFTNGFHDTGNAMATSIASGALAPKVAVALSAVLNLVGAFLSTAVAATIAKGLIDSHIVTLELVFAGLVGGVIWNLLTWLLGIPSSSSHALIGGIVGATIAAVGGHGVIWRGVMSKAIIPAVVSAVLAILVGALATWLVYRITRGLPTQRTEAGFRRGQIGSASLVSLAHGTNDAQKTMGIIFLALMSYGAIPKSASVPPLWVIVACAVAMATGTYLGGWRIIRTLGKGLVEIKSPQGMAAESSSAAVILLSAHFGYALSTTQVCTGSVMGSGLGKPGGEVRWGVAGRMATAWLVTLPLAGLVGAVTYWIVHLIGGYPGAIIGFTLLLAVSGAIYRQSRKVTVDHRNVNADWKGDLTAGLDSADQQPPTGQGPRSGANAPQLGSDDSLTSGNVA; this is encoded by the coding sequence GTGAACATCCAATTGTTCCTCTTGATCATCGTCGTGGTGACCGCCCTCGCGTTCGACTTCACGAACGGTTTTCACGACACCGGCAACGCAATGGCGACGTCTATCGCCAGTGGCGCCCTGGCACCCAAGGTGGCGGTAGCCCTGTCAGCGGTGCTGAACCTGGTGGGCGCCTTCCTGTCGACCGCGGTAGCGGCCACCATTGCCAAGGGCCTGATCGATTCGCACATCGTGACCCTGGAACTGGTATTCGCGGGCTTGGTCGGCGGCGTGATCTGGAACCTGCTCACCTGGCTGCTCGGCATCCCCTCGAGCTCCTCGCACGCACTCATCGGCGGCATCGTCGGCGCCACAATCGCCGCCGTCGGCGGGCACGGGGTGATCTGGCGGGGCGTCATGTCCAAGGCGATCATTCCGGCCGTCGTCTCCGCCGTCTTGGCCATCCTGGTAGGTGCGCTGGCCACCTGGCTGGTCTACCGAATCACCCGTGGTCTCCCGACCCAACGCACCGAGGCCGGGTTCCGGCGCGGCCAGATCGGTTCGGCGTCGCTGGTCTCGCTGGCACACGGCACCAACGACGCACAGAAAACGATGGGCATCATCTTCCTGGCGCTCATGTCGTACGGGGCGATCCCAAAATCGGCCTCGGTGCCGCCGCTGTGGGTCATCGTCGCCTGCGCGGTGGCCATGGCCACCGGCACCTACCTCGGCGGCTGGCGCATCATCCGCACGCTGGGCAAGGGCCTGGTCGAGATCAAGTCGCCACAGGGCATGGCCGCCGAGTCGTCCTCGGCCGCGGTCATCCTGCTCTCCGCGCACTTCGGCTACGCGCTGTCGACCACCCAGGTCTGCACCGGTTCGGTCATGGGCAGCGGATTGGGCAAGCCCGGCGGCGAGGTCCGCTGGGGAGTGGCCGGCCGAATGGCGACCGCGTGGCTGGTCACCCTGCCGTTGGCCGGGTTAGTCGGAGCGGTCACCTACTGGATAGTCCACCTGATCGGCGGATACCCGGGAGCGATCATCGGCTTCACCTTGCTGCTGGCGGTATCCGGCGCGATTTACCGGCAATCGCGCAAGGTCACGGTCGACCACCGCAACGTCAACGCCGACTGGAAGGGCGACCTGACTGCGGGTCTGGACAGTGCGGATCAACAACCACCGACGGGCCAAGGGCCCCGCTCCGGTGCCAACGCACCTCAGTTAGGCTCCGATGACTCGCTGACCTCAGGGAACGTGGCATGA
- the fadD8 gene encoding fatty-acid--CoA ligase FadD8 has product MSVDLLRNPTHNGHLLAGALKRHKNRPVLFLGDTTLTGGQLAERISQYVQAFESLGAGSGVMVGLLALNRPEVLMILGASQTQGYRRTALHPLGSLDDHAYVLSDAGASALIIDPNPMFVERALGLLEKVPSLERILTIGPVPEALAGVAVDLNAEAAKFEPKPLEVADLPPDNIGGMAYTGGTTGKPKGVIGTTGNIAAMTQIQLAEWEWPEHPRFLMCTPLSHAGAAFFTPTVVKGGQMVVLAKFDPAEVLKVIEEQRITATMLVPSMLYALMDHPDSRTRDLSSLETVYYGASAINPVRLAEAIERFGPIFAQYYGQSEAPMVITYLAKGDHDEKRLTSCGRPTLFARVALLGEDGKPVPQGVPGEICVSGPLLAAGYWNKPEATAEAFKDGWLHTGDMAREDEDGFYFIVDRVKDMIVTGGFNVFPREVEDVIAEHAAVAQVCVVGTPDEKWGEAVTAVVVLRADAARDEASIEAMTNEIQASVKDRKGSVQSPKRVVVVDALPLTGLGKPDKKAVRAQFWEGAGRAVG; this is encoded by the coding sequence ATGAGTGTCGATCTGTTGCGCAATCCCACCCATAACGGCCACCTGCTGGCGGGCGCTCTTAAGCGCCACAAGAACCGTCCGGTGCTGTTTCTCGGCGACACCACGCTGACCGGCGGTCAGCTGGCCGAGCGGATCAGCCAGTACGTCCAGGCGTTCGAATCGCTGGGCGCCGGCTCCGGTGTCATGGTCGGCCTGCTGGCGCTGAATCGCCCCGAGGTACTGATGATCCTCGGCGCCAGCCAGACGCAGGGCTATCGGCGCACCGCACTGCATCCGCTTGGTTCGCTGGACGACCACGCCTACGTGCTCTCCGACGCCGGCGCCAGCGCGTTGATCATCGACCCCAACCCAATGTTCGTCGAGCGTGCCCTGGGCTTGCTGGAAAAGGTTCCCTCCCTGGAGCGGATCCTGACCATCGGGCCGGTGCCCGAGGCGTTGGCCGGTGTGGCGGTGGACCTGAATGCCGAGGCAGCCAAGTTCGAGCCGAAGCCACTGGAGGTCGCCGACCTGCCGCCGGACAACATCGGCGGCATGGCCTACACCGGGGGCACCACCGGCAAACCCAAAGGCGTGATCGGCACCACCGGAAACATCGCCGCCATGACGCAGATCCAGCTCGCCGAGTGGGAATGGCCCGAGCACCCACGGTTCCTGATGTGCACGCCGCTGTCGCATGCCGGCGCGGCATTCTTCACCCCGACTGTGGTCAAGGGCGGCCAGATGGTGGTGCTAGCCAAGTTCGACCCGGCCGAAGTCCTTAAAGTTATTGAGGAACAACGCATCACAGCTACCATGCTGGTTCCGTCAATGCTGTACGCGCTGATGGACCACCCGGACTCGCGCACCCGCGACCTCTCGTCGCTGGAGACAGTCTACTACGGCGCCTCCGCAATCAACCCGGTGCGCCTGGCCGAGGCGATCGAGCGGTTCGGCCCGATCTTCGCTCAGTACTACGGCCAGTCCGAGGCGCCGATGGTAATCACCTACCTGGCCAAGGGCGATCACGACGAAAAGCGACTCACCTCGTGCGGGCGTCCGACGCTGTTCGCCCGGGTTGCACTGCTGGGCGAGGACGGCAAGCCGGTACCGCAAGGCGTGCCGGGCGAAATCTGTGTCAGCGGACCACTTTTGGCCGCTGGCTATTGGAACAAGCCGGAGGCGACCGCCGAGGCCTTCAAGGACGGCTGGCTGCACACCGGAGACATGGCCCGTGAGGATGAAGACGGCTTCTACTTCATCGTCGACCGGGTCAAGGACATGATCGTCACCGGCGGCTTCAACGTGTTCCCGCGTGAGGTCGAGGACGTCATCGCCGAGCACGCCGCGGTCGCGCAGGTGTGCGTGGTCGGCACACCCGACGAAAAGTGGGGCGAAGCGGTGACAGCGGTTGTGGTGCTCCGGGCCGACGCCGCCCGCGACGAGGCGTCGATCGAAGCGATGACGAATGAGATTCAGGCGTCGGTCAAGGACCGCAAGGGATCGGTGCAGTCACCCAAGCGAGTGGTCGTGGTCGACGCGCTGCCGCTCACCGGACTGGGCAAGCCGGACAAGAAGGCGGTCCGCGCACAGTTCTGGGAGGGCGCCGGGCGCGCGGTGGGCTAG
- a CDS encoding 1,4-dihydroxy-2-naphthoyl-CoA synthase, whose product MTANPFDAAIWRTVDGFDDLTDITYHRHVADATVRVAFDRPEVRNAFRPHTVDELYRVLDHARMSPDVGVVLLTGNGPSPKDGGWAFCSGGDQRIRGRSGYQYASGDTAETVDAARAGRLHILEVQRLIRFMPKVVICLVNGWAAGGGHSLHVVCDLTLASREHARFKQTDADVGSFDGGYGSAYLARQVGQKFAREIFFLGRPYTAEQMHHMGAVNDVVDHADLEAVGVQWAAEINAKSPQAQRMLKFAFNLLDDGLVGQQLFAGEATRLAYMTDEAVEGRDAFLQKRPPDWSPFPRYF is encoded by the coding sequence TTGACTGCCAACCCCTTTGACGCCGCTATCTGGAGAACCGTCGACGGATTCGACGATCTGACCGATATCACTTACCACCGTCATGTGGCCGACGCGACTGTGCGGGTGGCGTTCGACCGCCCGGAAGTGCGCAATGCGTTCCGCCCGCACACCGTCGACGAGTTGTACCGGGTACTCGACCATGCGCGGATGTCGCCCGACGTCGGCGTTGTGCTGCTGACCGGCAACGGGCCTTCGCCCAAGGACGGCGGATGGGCATTCTGCTCCGGTGGCGATCAGCGCATCCGCGGACGCAGCGGCTACCAGTACGCCAGCGGGGATACCGCGGAGACGGTGGATGCGGCACGGGCCGGGCGGCTGCACATTCTCGAGGTGCAGCGGCTGATCCGATTCATGCCCAAAGTGGTGATCTGCCTGGTCAACGGGTGGGCGGCCGGCGGCGGGCACAGTCTGCACGTGGTCTGCGACCTCACCCTGGCCAGCCGCGAACACGCGCGGTTCAAACAAACCGACGCCGACGTCGGAAGTTTCGACGGCGGCTACGGCAGCGCATATCTGGCCCGGCAGGTGGGCCAGAAGTTCGCCCGCGAGATCTTTTTCCTGGGCCGGCCGTACACCGCCGAGCAGATGCATCACATGGGCGCGGTGAACGATGTCGTCGACCACGCCGATCTGGAGGCCGTCGGTGTGCAGTGGGCAGCCGAAATTAACGCGAAATCGCCTCAGGCACAACGGATGTTGAAGTTTGCGTTCAACTTGCTCGACGACGGACTGGTGGGCCAGCAGCTGTTCGCCGGGGAGGCCACCCGGCTCGCGTACATGACCGACGAGGCCGTCGAGGGCCGCGACGCCTTCCTGCAGAAGCGCCCACCCGACTGGAGCCCGTTCCCCCGGTACTTCTGA
- a CDS encoding 1,4-dihydroxy-2-naphthoate polyprenyltransferase, with product MASFAQWVSGARPRTLPNAVAPVIAGTGAAAWLHAAVWWKALLALGVALPFIVGVNYANDYSDGIRGTDDERAGPMRLVGSRAATPRAVLTAALVSLFVGCVSGLVLALVSGPWLIGVGIACVLGAWLYTGGSKPYGYSGYGEAAVFVFFGLTAVLGTQYVQALRIDWVGVVLAVAIGALSSSVLVANNLRDIPTDTVSGKITLAVRLGDRRTRVLYHALLATTGLLTLVLMIATPWCGAGLVATPLALRADRPVRSGRSGPELIPVLRDTGLTMVVWAVAVAAALAWAGNVAK from the coding sequence GTGGCCAGTTTTGCGCAGTGGGTGTCCGGTGCTCGCCCGCGGACCCTGCCGAACGCGGTGGCGCCCGTCATCGCCGGCACCGGGGCCGCGGCCTGGCTGCACGCCGCGGTGTGGTGGAAGGCGTTGTTGGCGCTCGGTGTCGCGCTCCCGTTCATCGTCGGCGTCAACTACGCCAACGACTACTCCGACGGCATCCGCGGTACCGACGACGAGCGGGCCGGCCCGATGCGCCTGGTGGGGTCGCGGGCGGCCACGCCGCGGGCAGTGCTCACCGCGGCGCTCGTGAGCCTCTTCGTCGGCTGCGTGTCCGGGCTGGTACTGGCGCTGGTCAGCGGGCCGTGGCTGATTGGGGTCGGCATCGCCTGTGTGCTCGGGGCCTGGCTCTACACCGGCGGCTCCAAGCCCTACGGCTACTCCGGATACGGCGAAGCGGCGGTATTCGTGTTCTTCGGTCTGACCGCCGTATTGGGCACGCAGTATGTTCAGGCGTTGCGGATCGACTGGGTCGGCGTGGTGCTGGCCGTGGCTATCGGGGCGCTGTCGTCGTCGGTGCTGGTCGCCAACAACCTGCGCGACATCCCCACCGACACGGTGTCGGGCAAGATCACGCTGGCGGTTCGGCTGGGCGACCGCCGGACCCGGGTGCTCTACCACGCGCTGTTGGCCACCACTGGCCTGCTGACACTGGTCCTGATGATCGCGACGCCGTGGTGTGGGGCAGGTCTGGTGGCCACGCCGCTGGCGCTGCGCGCCGACCGACCGGTGCGATCTGGGCGCAGTGGACCGGAGTTGATTCCGGTGCTGCGCGACACCGGGCTGACCATGGTGGTGTGGGCCGTCGCGGTAGCAGCCGCGCTGGCCTGGGCTGGAAATGTTGCCAAGTGA